AGTTCGAATTTTAATACGAGCCAATTAAACAAAACataatgatttatttaattatttagctCTAATTAAAGATTAAATTTGAGATCTTACAGTTCTGGCAAATTCATTATAAATGACTTTGTGAACTATGATAGACCCTCAATTATTGTATTATTTACTTAGTGTTAGACATATTAGAGACGTAATTCTTATTCTTGACCCTTCAAACGCCATGCTTGATTATGTTTAGTATACCGATAATATAATGTAATGCAATCAAATTTTCTATTAtgattttatagaaattttaattGTATTATGGCCTACCAAACATAGCATTaaacacttatatatatatatatatatatatatatatatatatatatatatatatattgtacacacaAAGTCTAAAATTGAAGCTGTTAAATAAGTAGATTGCAGTGAAAAAGTTGAAAGCAATGACTTCAAAAGCAGAAATGGAATTTGCTGTGGAAGTAGAAGTGCTTGGAAGGGTTCGGCACAAGAATTTGCTAGGGCTTAGAGGATATTGCGTTGGGGCAGACCAAAGGCTTATAGTATATGATTACATGCCTAATCTCAGCTTGCTGTCTCATCTCCATGGTCAATTTGCTGGTGAAGTTCAGTTAGATTGGAGGAGGAGGATCAAGATTGTACTTGGTTCAGCAGAAGGCCTCTTGTAAGCTTAATTAACacctttttttaaaaattttttttattgcagTAAATTAAGTGGTATGTTATTGATTGCTTTCATACAAACACATTGAGTTTACATTCCCAATCTGACAAagaaaaaatttatcaaattataatatattagtCTCATTCATTTTTACGTGGATTTCACTATACATATTATGTGttgaatttataataaatcagGTTTaagcaatataattttttttaattaaaaaattaaattatcccTATGAAGATTAAAGAacccataaaagaaaaaaatatagttCTATTTTATTTAGGATAAACTACAATATAGTCTCTAAGATTTGCTTAAACctataatttaattcttgacattttaataaatttataagttaGTTCCTCCTATTAGAATTTCGGTTAAAGCTAGTAATAAACCAGTAATTAACGTAGGATTAAAACCAGTAATTAAATTAGTTTAATAATTGAGACAATATCCTTGGACATACATTTTTGATATTTAGTGACCCATCAAGCAAAGACAAATGTATATAATTTTATTGTTGGCCTTGACCTAGAGATCCCACTCCATTTGGCCGCCATTTGGCAGGCAACAACATTGTTACAAACTATAATAACGTTATCTATTTGTTTATTATATGTTGTTTAGTGTTAAACAACAATTTGTTATAAAAAAAATGTCAACTCTATAAAAAATATTGGATGAAATCGATGTATGTATATTAAATTTATCAGAGTTATTAATTATGTTAAGATCTATGTAAAATCATTAcaattaatgaataaaataaaattattttacatacatggattttaataataaatttcttCTTACTCTAACATAAAGCTTACCTCATTTGCAAAATTTGTTGAGTGGTAGTTTTCATCAAGTGAACATTGAAAAAATAGTAAATGGTATTTGAGATATTTTAAGTAGATTTAGTTAAATCACTTCAAATCattcatatttatttataatcatataaatataaaaaattaaaaattaaaaattaaattacatatttatttataattatatttttctatATAGATGGAATCTACCTAAAAATTTctcattatattaatataattaattttacaacAACTTTGCTCCTAATTATTAGAATAATAATTTTTTCCCTTATTTACTCaccaaatcaaaataatttctctcgATTCTAACCAAAagcatattaaaaaataaaaaaatattcaatGCAATATTTAATTCGAGTCAATttttataaagaaattaatttttaaaaaataagttgTTGTGCCAagaaaattagttttttttttctctattgtaataacttatttttctatttttaaaaaataaaaattaacatattttaattatataaacaataaaaataaaaatagatggACTTAGAAGGTGTTTGGcttaacttataaaaattaaCTTTACAAGCTACTTTGAACTTATAagcgtttaaaattttaaacagttTAGTTAAAATACTTATAAGTGACTGATAAATCATTAATgtgtttgataaaaaataatttataagtatatttattatttaagtgactaaaaataatattttgaatgagatttataataaaattttaaaaattaaatgaagataatattaaaatacttaGTTAAACTAGTTTATAAACACTAAAGTTATAAGCACCAAAATGAAAAGTTAGTGTTTCCCAGCATTTTATTTTAGCTTAtaagtttaaaaaatattataaataatagataattttatttttagaaattataagttaatttgatTAGCTTATAAACTAAGTCAAACACCCTCTTGGTATGGTACTTCCTCCAATCTATTTCTCTTATATTTATTAATGAATAATTTctgtacttataaaaaaaaaaagaaaatcaacaGGCCTTAGGTCCTTGAACCCTCAGAATTTCTTATGGTTTCTTTTGATCTTGTTTTCTAATGTCATAGGTACTTGCACCATGAGGTTACGCCCCACATAATTCACAGGGACATAAAGGCCAGCAACATCCTGTTAGATTCAGACTTTGAGCCACTAGTGGCAGATTTTGGGTTTGCAAAGCTAATCCCAGAAGGTGTTAGCCATATGACAACTCGAGTTAAGGGCACATTAGGGTACTTAGCACCTGAATACGCCATGTGGGGTAAGGTCTCAGAGAGCTGTGATGTGTATAGCTTTGGAATTCTCTTGCTTGAAATCCTCACAGGAAGGAAACCAATAGAGAAGCTCCCTGGTGGAGTCAAGAGAACTATCACAGAATGGGCTGAGCCATTGATAGTCCAAGGGAAGTTCAATGACCTTGTTGATCCAAAACTTCGAGGAAATTTCGACGAAAACCAGCTTAAACAGGCTATTAATGTTGCTGCTCTATGTGTGCAGAATGAGCCTGATAGACGACCAAATATGAAGGAAGTTGTTAGTATGCTTAAAGGATATG
Above is a genomic segment from Hevea brasiliensis isolate MT/VB/25A 57/8 chromosome 17, ASM3005281v1, whole genome shotgun sequence containing:
- the LOC110665395 gene encoding PTI1-like tyrosine-protein kinase At3g15890, with amino-acid sequence MGSSSSCCGKDNIEDGANMVAGGSSSWRIFTCKELDAATNGFSEDNKLGEGGFGSVYWGKTSDGLQIAVKKLKAMTSKAEMEFAVEVEVLGRVRHKNLLGLRGYCVGADQRLIVYDYMPNLSLLSHLHGQFAGEVQLDWRRRIKIVLGSAEGLLYLHHEVTPHIIHRDIKASNILLDSDFEPLVADFGFAKLIPEGVSHMTTRVKGTLGYLAPEYAMWGKVSESCDVYSFGILLLEILTGRKPIEKLPGGVKRTITEWAEPLIVQGKFNDLVDPKLRGNFDENQLKQAINVAALCVQNEPDRRPNMKEVVSMLKGYDPRGRVMQSRIESAKYNEELLALDQTSDDDDGGGGCGGDDGGPEESGYGVFGAMEAQKMQDPYKRFGDNMKMAKYV